The following proteins are encoded in a genomic region of Syntrophotaleaceae bacterium:
- a CDS encoding ATP synthase subunit I — protein sequence MKLDPLMVTAGFAAGIGLGLAYFGALWLTVVRIGRVRRPWQVWMISLALRLALVLAAFYALLNQGWTVLAAAMAGFLAGRQIWIAVKGSPSPPSP from the coding sequence ATGAAACTTGATCCGTTAATGGTAACCGCGGGCTTCGCAGCCGGCATCGGACTGGGTCTGGCGTATTTCGGCGCCTTGTGGCTGACGGTGGTGCGGATCGGCCGGGTGCGCCGGCCCTGGCAGGTCTGGATGATCAGTCTCGCCCTGCGTCTCGCCCTGGTACTGGCGGCCTTCTACGCCCTGCTGAACCAGGGCTGGACGGTCCTGGCTGCCGCAATGGCCGGATTTTTGGCCGGCCGCCAGATATGGATTGCAGTCAAGGGGAGCCCCTCCCCTCCCTCACCCTAA